A single region of the Octopus bimaculoides isolate UCB-OBI-ISO-001 chromosome 6, ASM119413v2, whole genome shotgun sequence genome encodes:
- the LOC106879615 gene encoding ras-responsive element-binding protein 1-like encodes MHRHMRTHEKKNETKRNYLKLKQKGLGSRVGAYAGKNASSIPSAAKINDLHGDITSLWIDVQPKKIKPNSLTSPTNLIVPSTQPTQDAPQDLSQKSNTSLLQHDDIKREEFGDPFENSPLEITKVDFSTIKFPLICVAQDKRSISRQKSFQHKYSCTRCSSTFPCQKALDLHYQDHFPDQPTSCSTCKVTFNSTEEFKQHTLHYHQDRGKECQRAFMNSLNLTSCSGTRSVSPKSEISTSEIAPVNKRSNSESQLSGLESPKISFEEASSLKDFGESNLMSEKTKNDSKDGLPTNAHQGKAASLASKKKSSYTCSYCNQIFPNTRAAKSHERSHLGLSPYQCKSCSYSSPDKSTLIRHMRTHNGERPYQCKLCSYPFTTKANCERHVKKKHHISTKEELELKVSYNKESNKEVPNGEDAFSSPDTVCKYCNIDFKYFRHLKHHLRKHRSSEEKPFRCKECQMGFSTKANCMRHIQNKHIDIDHVNIENFIIVSGLNYCAK; translated from the exons ATGCACCGACACATGCGCACCCACGAGAAAAAGAACGAGACaaagagaaattatttaaaacttaAACAGAAGGGGCTCGGTTCTCGAGTCGGGGCTTATGCAGGGAAAAATGCCAGCAGTATCCCTTCTGCTGCGAAAATAAACGACTTGCATGGAGACATTACGTCATTGTGGATAGATGTACAGCCT aagaaaataaaacccaACTCACTAACTTCACCCACTAATTTAATTGTGCCATCAACTCAACCAACACAAGATGCTCCACAGGATCTTTCGCAGAAGTCTAACACCTCATTACTACAACATGATGATATCAAGAGAGAGGAATTTGGTGATCCTTTTGAAAATTCTCCCCTTGAAATCACTAAAGTTGATTTTTCAACGATCAAATTTCCTTTGATATGTGTTGCTCAAGACAAGAGAAGTATTTCCCGACAGAAAAGTTTCCAGCATAAATACAGCTGTACTCGGTGCTCAAGTACTTTCCCATGTCAGAAGGCACTGGACTTGCACTATCAAGACCATTTCCCAGACCAGCCAACCTCTTGCTCAACTTGTAAAGTCACCTTTAACTCTACAGAGGAGTTTAAACAACACACCCTCCATTATCATCAAGATCGAGGCAAGGAATGCCAGAGGGCGTTCATGAATTCTTTGAACCTTACTTCCTGTTCAGGAACTCGGTCTGTTTCTCCAAAATCTGAAATTAGTACAAGTGAAATTGCACCTGTAAATAAACGAAGCAATTCTGAAAGTCAGTTGTCAGGTTTGGAATCACCCAAAATTTCTTTTGAAGAAGCAAGTTCTCTGAAAGATTTTGGAGAATCCAACTTGATGTCTGAAAAGACTAAGAATGATTCTAAAGATGGCCTCCCTACTAATGCACACCAAGGCAAGGCAGCAAGTTTGGCATCAAAGAAGAAGTCCAGCTATACATGTTCCTACTGCAATCAGATATTTCCTAATACAAGGGCTGCTAAAA GTCATGAAAGAAGTCATCTTGGTTTGTCTCCATACCAATGTAAGTCTTGCAGCTACTCAAGTCCTGACAAAAGCACATTAATTCGACACATGAGAACCCACAATGGTGAGAGACCTTACCAGTGTAAGCTCTGCAGCTATCCTTTCACCACGAAAGCCAACTGTGAACGACATGTCAA gAAGAAGCATCATATCAGCACGAAGGAAGAATTGGAGCTGAAAGTCTCTTACAACAAGGAAAGTAACAAAGAAGTACCAAACGGAGAGGATGCGTTCAGCTCCCCTGATACAGTATGTAAATACTGTAACATTGATTTTAAATACTTCCGCCACCTTAAGCACCATCTACGGAAACATCGTAGCAGTGAGGAAAAACCATTCCGCTGTAAGGAATGTCAAATGGGTTTCTCAACAAAAGCGAACTGTATGCGCCATATTCAAAACAAACACATTGATATTGATCATGTTAATATTGAGAACTTTATCATAGTAAGTGGTCTAAATTACTGTGCAAAATAG
- the LOC106879617 gene encoding ras-responsive element-binding protein 1-like isoform X1: MDKNQINSVSFQTLKSTEPSSLRAKCNLDQQWHVNQTHNSMTLPSVQQQEHLLKKSPQEYVLQESNRISSPVAFDSDNGDLASVKQILSTAGANTFKEYMNPAEEDITLSHANGHEDIPSPDEYDSDFVKKIKREPQDPEENEDNILEECNSTSLDETKGTISQETDQSKQKSLKKKRNSYADSPHKLKCPYCPRNFPWASSLKRHILTHTGEKPFECPKCHVIFSTKSNRERHLTRKHGVNMLDPAARQSMDRPHKCHRCVFSSFATKENLRRHYHERHPNDPIPENVGYDPDEKILNLSSPSTDLLNNNDNNNNDNRVNSYNETFHSTSQNNGEDFDGGLNVRSISYEIDKQGMDDEDLVKDENDEEMLPDNHHWSPTTAKLPIIKLEESAEINHSLLIKHRKDHEVDSPFMCYLCDSSFDERATCLAHIEQQHNTQWQVVAAKINIDNIEYFCNKMDHIVSQRCKMSANVDANRKTDYLSRKVYCSFCAQRFWFLQDLRCHMRSHTVNNFIDENQDHSKSDPEIDRTKGQLPMEIAFEEKQEDCKSDILPEILGLNESDIEKMLENATSGGNLSYIASDK, translated from the exons ATGGATAAAAACCAAATAAATTCTGTCTCCTTTCAGACTTTGAAATCGACCGAACCGAGTTCACTGCGTGCTAAGTGCAACCTTGATCAACAGTGGCACGTGAACCAAACTCACAACAGCATGACATTGCCATCTGTCCAGCAGCAAGAGCATTTGTTAAAGAAAAGTCCTCAAGAATATGTCTTACAAGAATCAAATAGAATTTCATCACCTGTGGCTTTTG ATTCAGATAATGGTGATCTAGCATCTGTGAAACAGATTCTTAGCACAGCAGGTGCAAACACATTCAAGGAATACATGAACCCTGCAGAAGAAGACATCACTCTTAGCCATGCTAATGGCCATGAAGATATACCGAGCCCAGATGAATATGATTCTGATTTTGTTAAGAAAATCAAAAGAGAACCACAAGACCCAGAAGAAAATGAGGACAAT ATTCTTGAAGAATGCAATTCCACTAGTCTCGATGAAACTAAGGGGACTATTTCCCAAGAAACGGACCAATCCAAGCAAAAGTCCCTCAAAAAGAAACGTAATTCTTATGCAGATTCCCCTCACAAACTTAAGTGTCCCTACTGCCCACGTAATTTTCCTTGGGCTAGTTCACTGAAGCGCCACATTTTAACCCATACtg GGGAGAAGCCATTTGAATGTCCTAAATGCCATGTTATATTTTCCACAAAATCCAACAGAGAGCGCCATCTAACCAGAAAACATGGTGTTAACATGCTTGATCCTGCTGCTCGTCAGTCAATGGACCGTCCCCATAAATGTCATCGTTGTGTCTTTAGTTCATTTGCCACAAAAG AAAATCTTCGTCGCCATTATCATGAACGCCATCCTAACGATCCAATACCTGAGAATGTCGGGTATGATCCCGATGAGAAAATACTGAACCTGTCTTCCCCTTCGACCGATctgctgaataataatgataataataataatgataatagagtgAACAGTTACAATGAGACGTTTCACTCAACATCGCAG AATAACGGAGAAGATTTCGATGGTGGTCTAAATGTTAGAAGCATCAGCTATGAAATTGACAAACAAGGAATGGATGATGAAGACCTGGTCAAAGacgaaaatgatgaagaaatgcTTCCAGACAATCACCATTGGTCACCAACCACTGCAAAACTGCCGATCATCAAATTAGAAGAAAGTGCAGAAATCAACCACTCCTTGTTAATAAAACATCGAAAAGACCATGAAGTGGATTCACCGTTTATGTGCTACCTCTGTGACAGTTCCTTTGACGAAAGAGCCACATGTTTGGCGCACATAGAACAACAGCACAATACACAATGGCAAGTTGTTGCCGCCAAAATAAACATTGATAATATCGAGTATTTTTGCAACAAAATGGACCACATCGTTTCTCAAAGATGTAAAATGTCTGCCAATGTTGATGCTAACCGAAAGACTGATTATTTAAGCAGAAAAGTTTATTGCTCATTCTGTGCCCAGAGGTTTTGGTTTTTACAAGACTTGCGGTGCCACATGCGATCTCatactg ttaataattttattgatgaaAACCAGGACCATTCGAAATCAGATCCAGAAATCGACAGAACAAAA GGTCAACTGCCCATGGAAATAGCATTCGAGGAGAAGCAAGAGGATTGTAAGAGTGACATCCTTCCTGAAATATTGGGTCTCAATGAATCCGACATtgagaaaatgttagaaaatgcTACTTCAGGGGGTAACTTGAGTTATATTGCTTCAGACAAATAA
- the LOC106879617 gene encoding myoneurin-like isoform X2 encodes MDKNQINSVSFQTLKSTEPSSLRAKCNLDQQWHVNQTHNSMTLPSVQQQEHLLKKSPQEYVLQESNRISSPVAFDSDNGDLASVKQILSTAGANTFKEYMNPAEEDITLSHANGHEDIPSPDEYDSDFVKKIKREPQDPEENEDNILEECNSTSLDETKGTISQETDQSKQKSLKKKRNSYADSPHKLKCPYCPRNFPWASSLKRHILTHTENLRRHYHERHPNDPIPENVGYDPDEKILNLSSPSTDLLNNNDNNNNDNRVNSYNETFHSTSQNNGEDFDGGLNVRSISYEIDKQGMDDEDLVKDENDEEMLPDNHHWSPTTAKLPIIKLEESAEINHSLLIKHRKDHEVDSPFMCYLCDSSFDERATCLAHIEQQHNTQWQVVAAKINIDNIEYFCNKMDHIVSQRCKMSANVDANRKTDYLSRKVYCSFCAQRFWFLQDLRCHMRSHTVNNFIDENQDHSKSDPEIDRTKGQLPMEIAFEEKQEDCKSDILPEILGLNESDIEKMLENATSGGNLSYIASDK; translated from the exons ATGGATAAAAACCAAATAAATTCTGTCTCCTTTCAGACTTTGAAATCGACCGAACCGAGTTCACTGCGTGCTAAGTGCAACCTTGATCAACAGTGGCACGTGAACCAAACTCACAACAGCATGACATTGCCATCTGTCCAGCAGCAAGAGCATTTGTTAAAGAAAAGTCCTCAAGAATATGTCTTACAAGAATCAAATAGAATTTCATCACCTGTGGCTTTTG ATTCAGATAATGGTGATCTAGCATCTGTGAAACAGATTCTTAGCACAGCAGGTGCAAACACATTCAAGGAATACATGAACCCTGCAGAAGAAGACATCACTCTTAGCCATGCTAATGGCCATGAAGATATACCGAGCCCAGATGAATATGATTCTGATTTTGTTAAGAAAATCAAAAGAGAACCACAAGACCCAGAAGAAAATGAGGACAAT ATTCTTGAAGAATGCAATTCCACTAGTCTCGATGAAACTAAGGGGACTATTTCCCAAGAAACGGACCAATCCAAGCAAAAGTCCCTCAAAAAGAAACGTAATTCTTATGCAGATTCCCCTCACAAACTTAAGTGTCCCTACTGCCCACGTAATTTTCCTTGGGCTAGTTCACTGAAGCGCCACATTTTAACCCATACtg AAAATCTTCGTCGCCATTATCATGAACGCCATCCTAACGATCCAATACCTGAGAATGTCGGGTATGATCCCGATGAGAAAATACTGAACCTGTCTTCCCCTTCGACCGATctgctgaataataatgataataataataatgataatagagtgAACAGTTACAATGAGACGTTTCACTCAACATCGCAG AATAACGGAGAAGATTTCGATGGTGGTCTAAATGTTAGAAGCATCAGCTATGAAATTGACAAACAAGGAATGGATGATGAAGACCTGGTCAAAGacgaaaatgatgaagaaatgcTTCCAGACAATCACCATTGGTCACCAACCACTGCAAAACTGCCGATCATCAAATTAGAAGAAAGTGCAGAAATCAACCACTCCTTGTTAATAAAACATCGAAAAGACCATGAAGTGGATTCACCGTTTATGTGCTACCTCTGTGACAGTTCCTTTGACGAAAGAGCCACATGTTTGGCGCACATAGAACAACAGCACAATACACAATGGCAAGTTGTTGCCGCCAAAATAAACATTGATAATATCGAGTATTTTTGCAACAAAATGGACCACATCGTTTCTCAAAGATGTAAAATGTCTGCCAATGTTGATGCTAACCGAAAGACTGATTATTTAAGCAGAAAAGTTTATTGCTCATTCTGTGCCCAGAGGTTTTGGTTTTTACAAGACTTGCGGTGCCACATGCGATCTCatactg ttaataattttattgatgaaAACCAGGACCATTCGAAATCAGATCCAGAAATCGACAGAACAAAA GGTCAACTGCCCATGGAAATAGCATTCGAGGAGAAGCAAGAGGATTGTAAGAGTGACATCCTTCCTGAAATATTGGGTCTCAATGAATCCGACATtgagaaaatgttagaaaatgcTACTTCAGGGGGTAACTTGAGTTATATTGCTTCAGACAAATAA